The Verrucomicrobium spinosum DSM 4136 = JCM 18804 genome includes a region encoding these proteins:
- a CDS encoding TonB-dependent receptor family protein has product MKHQTILAVASMGILPLGAQQPSTPPPAPTATLPEVTVTGTKESPSLTVPSVEAARENLARTPGNTSVVDAEEYRIGRSSSFEDVFKSVPGVYAPARGSDGDEVKLSIRGSGLDLGYHLRGIKILQDGVPVSLADGFGDFQSIDPLSLRYVEIWRGSNALRYGSTTLGGAVNFVSPTGYDADPFRVRFEAGSFNYYNAQLSGGGVSGPLDYYVSGSFMSREGFQEHSQMDNERFYGNFGYRISDDLETRFFLTYVRSRSDLPGNLTKSEIENSPRAADPDAIAFDQGRDVDWFRIANKTTLKLDETHRLEGSLYYTHFELDHPLFWNPYFLNGLGVRIGTYDSFGGELRYLSEEDWLGRKNRFTLGFTPAVTFLHDERLENDFGRHGPHVADGDFTAVNYDLYAEEQHYLTDKLSVLVGSSFTYSVRNFDDNFNSDPNGDQSRDQDYYGFSPKLGLLYEVSPQSQFFANVSRSFEPPTAVETVGLGGPSGDVLTRDIDAQTATTVEVGTRGEAGRFKWELAYYYSWLNDELLTVNDAAGNPLGTVNGPDTHHQGVELGLDAILWQSSPAPVVTSAKSPKAVAPVQLQGGDKLTLKQVFNWNDFRFDDSDAYGDNHLAGAPEFFYRAELLLELSNGIYFGPNFQWVSRVPADYANSLYADSYAILGVRLGYRSSKGWTIFAEARNLTDENYASSAEPIADARTAFGPARVFHPGEPVSFYGGFEWKF; this is encoded by the coding sequence ATGAAACACCAGACCATCCTGGCCGTGGCATCCATGGGCATCCTGCCCCTTGGAGCCCAGCAGCCATCCACGCCCCCGCCCGCTCCCACCGCGACCCTTCCAGAGGTCACCGTCACTGGCACCAAGGAGTCTCCCTCTCTCACCGTCCCCTCAGTGGAGGCCGCCAGGGAGAATCTGGCCCGCACCCCGGGCAACACCTCGGTGGTGGATGCAGAGGAGTATCGCATTGGCCGGTCTTCCAGCTTTGAGGACGTCTTCAAAAGCGTGCCTGGGGTCTATGCACCTGCCCGCGGCAGCGATGGCGATGAGGTGAAGCTCTCCATCCGCGGCAGCGGACTGGATCTGGGCTATCACCTGCGTGGCATCAAGATCCTGCAGGACGGCGTGCCGGTGAGCCTCGCAGACGGATTTGGAGATTTTCAGTCCATTGATCCACTCTCTCTGAGATATGTGGAGATCTGGCGGGGATCCAACGCGCTGCGCTACGGCTCTACCACGCTCGGTGGTGCCGTCAATTTCGTGAGCCCCACAGGTTATGATGCGGACCCTTTCCGCGTGCGTTTTGAAGCCGGCAGCTTCAACTACTACAATGCGCAGCTCAGTGGCGGCGGTGTGAGCGGCCCTCTGGACTACTATGTCAGCGGCTCGTTCATGAGCCGGGAGGGGTTCCAGGAGCACTCCCAGATGGACAATGAGCGCTTCTACGGGAACTTCGGTTATCGCATCAGTGATGACCTGGAGACGCGCTTCTTTCTCACCTACGTGCGCAGCCGTTCCGACCTGCCTGGCAACCTGACCAAGTCGGAGATCGAGAACTCACCCCGCGCTGCGGATCCTGACGCGATCGCCTTCGACCAGGGACGGGACGTTGACTGGTTCCGTATTGCGAACAAGACCACTTTGAAGCTGGACGAGACGCACCGCCTGGAAGGCAGCCTCTACTACACCCACTTCGAGCTGGATCACCCGCTCTTCTGGAACCCTTATTTCCTGAACGGCCTGGGCGTGCGCATCGGCACCTACGACAGCTTCGGCGGGGAGTTGCGCTATCTGAGTGAGGAAGACTGGCTGGGGCGCAAAAATCGCTTCACATTGGGCTTCACTCCTGCGGTGACGTTTCTTCACGATGAACGTCTGGAGAACGACTTCGGCAGGCACGGTCCCCACGTCGCCGACGGAGACTTCACCGCGGTGAACTACGACCTCTATGCGGAGGAGCAACATTACCTCACAGACAAGCTCTCCGTGCTGGTCGGTTCTTCTTTCACCTATTCCGTGCGCAACTTCGATGACAACTTCAACAGTGACCCCAACGGGGACCAGTCGCGAGATCAGGATTACTATGGTTTCAGCCCCAAACTGGGCCTGCTCTATGAAGTGAGTCCGCAGAGCCAGTTCTTCGCCAACGTCAGTCGCAGCTTTGAGCCGCCGACGGCAGTGGAGACGGTTGGCCTGGGCGGCCCGTCTGGCGATGTCCTGACGCGGGATATTGATGCGCAGACCGCCACCACGGTGGAAGTGGGGACGCGGGGAGAAGCCGGCCGCTTCAAATGGGAGCTTGCCTACTACTACTCCTGGCTGAACGATGAACTCCTCACGGTAAACGATGCCGCAGGCAATCCTCTCGGTACCGTCAACGGTCCGGACACCCATCATCAGGGGGTGGAGCTCGGGCTCGACGCCATTTTGTGGCAGAGCAGCCCAGCACCGGTGGTGACCAGCGCGAAGTCGCCCAAGGCGGTGGCGCCGGTCCAACTGCAAGGTGGGGACAAGCTCACCTTGAAGCAGGTGTTCAACTGGAATGACTTCCGGTTCGATGACAGCGATGCCTATGGCGACAATCACCTCGCGGGGGCCCCGGAGTTCTTCTACCGCGCCGAGCTCCTGTTGGAACTCAGCAATGGCATCTATTTCGGGCCCAACTTCCAGTGGGTCTCGCGTGTGCCTGCGGATTATGCCAACAGCCTCTATGCTGACAGCTATGCGATTCTGGGCGTTCGCCTCGGTTACCGCAGCTCCAAAGGCTGGACCATCTTTGCAGAGGCGCGCAACTTGACGGACGAGAATTATGCCTCGTCCGCTGAGCCCATCGCTGACGCGAGAACCGCTTTTGGTCCGGCACGAGTCTTCCATCCTGGCGAGCCGGTTTCCTTCTACGGCGGCTTTGAGTGGAAGTTCTAG
- the metF gene encoding methylenetetrahydrofolate reductase [NAD(P)H] encodes MHIRDILQASRPSLSFEFFPPNTTEGRDRLNDTIEQLSACKPDFLSITYGAGGSTRHATMQLVEHVKRTTTLPPIPHLTCVNHRREEIDTLLSHYAAQGICNILALRGDAPRNLPDYDHSQDYCVQCVDLVRHIQNFNQSGTHPDRRGFGIGVAGFPEGHPGTPNRLLEMDHLKAKIDAGADYICTQLFFDNRDFHDFCERCELAGIRVPILAGILPVTSLSGLRRMAELAGGARVPARLLKALMKVQHDPAAVLEVGLHHATEQCSELLHHGVSGIHLYTLNQAGPILEILKRLGGPKGGAPPSEMEAGKIGS; translated from the coding sequence ATGCACATCCGCGACATCCTCCAGGCCTCCAGACCGTCGCTGTCATTCGAGTTCTTCCCCCCCAACACCACGGAGGGTCGCGACCGCTTGAACGACACCATTGAGCAACTCAGCGCCTGCAAGCCTGACTTCCTGAGCATCACCTACGGGGCTGGCGGCTCCACGCGCCACGCCACGATGCAGCTCGTGGAACACGTCAAGCGCACCACCACGCTGCCCCCCATCCCGCACCTCACCTGCGTGAATCACCGGCGCGAGGAAATAGACACCCTGCTGAGCCACTATGCCGCGCAGGGCATCTGCAACATCCTGGCCCTGCGCGGGGATGCCCCGCGCAACCTGCCCGACTACGATCACAGCCAGGACTACTGCGTGCAGTGTGTCGATCTGGTCCGGCACATTCAGAACTTCAACCAAAGCGGCACCCACCCGGACCGGCGGGGGTTCGGCATTGGCGTGGCAGGCTTTCCCGAAGGTCACCCCGGCACTCCCAACCGGCTGCTGGAGATGGACCATCTCAAAGCCAAGATCGACGCCGGTGCCGACTACATCTGCACGCAGCTCTTCTTTGACAATCGCGACTTCCACGACTTTTGCGAGCGTTGCGAACTGGCGGGCATACGGGTCCCCATCCTGGCGGGCATCCTGCCTGTCACCAGCCTCAGCGGGTTGAGACGCATGGCAGAGCTGGCGGGCGGCGCCCGGGTCCCGGCCCGCTTGCTGAAGGCCCTCATGAAAGTCCAGCACGATCCCGCTGCCGTGCTGGAGGTGGGCCTTCATCATGCCACAGAGCAATGCTCCGAGCTGCTCCACCACGGCGTGTCGGGCATTCACCTGTACACCCTCAACCAGGCAGGTCCCATTCTGGAGATCCTTAAAAGACTGGGCGGCCCGAAAGGGGGAGCTCCCCCATCCGAAATGGAAGCGGGAAAGATTGGTTCATGA
- the metE gene encoding 5-methyltetrahydropteroyltriglutamate--homocysteine S-methyltransferase, whose protein sequence is MTAIKTHTLGYPRIGEQRELKKATESYWKGRLALDELLATGRKLRETNWRKQQAAGIDLIPVNDFSFYDQTLDLSCLVGNVPPRFQWQGGQTDANTVFTVARGTQGGASPVAHTHGADCGCESKGVSTYASEMTKWFDTNYHYIVPEFRAETKFTLSSTKVFDEFAEAKALGINAKPVLVGPVTYLSLGKVQDVNHPDFDPFTLLDDLLGVYEQVISRLAAAGAQWIQLDEPVFSLDLTEKQLAALKSSYERLSKAKGSAKLIVTTYFGGVRGNLDAYLALPVEALHFDFVRGAEDIDAVLAKFPQDKILSVGIVEGRNIWKNHYDASLEVLAKARAAVGADRLWVAPSCSLMHSPVTLANEPKLDDELKNWLAFADQKLAEVVDLRQLLDGTGAIDKLAANQAAAASRKASKRIHNEAVKSRLAAVQASDYERASAFPARQQQQAAKLQLPEFPTTTIGSFPQTAEVRKARAQWKKGELSDEAYDQFLKEETARCVAWQDEIGIDMPVHGEFERNDMVEYFGENLEGFAFTSNGWVQSYGSRYVKPPIIFGDVSRPKPMTTYWSEYAQSLTKRPMKGMLTGPVTILQWSFVRDDQPRSVTTHQIGLAIRDEVVDLEKAGIAAIQIDEPAIREGLPLRRHDWDHYLDWAVKAFRLSASGVKDDTQIHTHMCYSEFNDIIKSIADMDADVITIETSRSNMELLDAFVGFQYPNEIGPGVYDIHSPRVPTEEEMVRLMSKAEAVLPRRNLWVNPDCGLKTRGWEEVKPSLIHMVAAARTLRAAQPAAV, encoded by the coding sequence ATGACTGCGATCAAAACACACACCCTCGGCTACCCGCGCATCGGAGAGCAACGTGAACTGAAAAAGGCCACTGAGTCCTACTGGAAGGGCAGGCTGGCGCTGGACGAGCTGCTGGCCACCGGCAGGAAGCTGCGGGAGACCAACTGGAGGAAACAACAGGCGGCAGGGATCGACCTGATTCCGGTCAACGATTTCTCCTTCTACGACCAGACGCTCGACCTGAGCTGCCTCGTGGGCAACGTGCCCCCGCGGTTCCAGTGGCAGGGCGGCCAGACGGATGCCAACACGGTGTTCACTGTGGCCCGCGGCACCCAGGGGGGCGCGTCCCCCGTGGCTCATACGCACGGCGCTGACTGTGGCTGCGAGAGCAAGGGCGTCTCCACCTATGCCAGTGAGATGACCAAGTGGTTTGACACGAACTACCACTACATTGTGCCGGAGTTCCGGGCTGAGACGAAGTTCACCCTGAGCAGCACCAAGGTGTTTGACGAGTTCGCGGAAGCAAAAGCGCTCGGCATCAATGCCAAGCCGGTGCTCGTGGGACCGGTGACCTACCTCTCCCTCGGCAAGGTTCAAGACGTCAACCATCCCGACTTCGACCCGTTCACGCTGCTGGACGATCTGCTGGGCGTCTATGAGCAGGTCATCAGCCGGCTGGCCGCCGCCGGGGCACAGTGGATCCAGCTTGATGAGCCGGTCTTCTCCCTGGATCTCACAGAGAAACAACTGGCCGCGCTGAAGAGCAGCTACGAGCGCCTCTCCAAGGCCAAAGGCTCGGCCAAACTGATCGTCACCACCTACTTCGGTGGTGTGCGTGGCAATCTGGATGCCTACCTGGCCCTCCCGGTGGAGGCCCTGCACTTCGACTTCGTGCGCGGCGCAGAGGACATCGACGCCGTGCTGGCCAAGTTCCCGCAGGACAAGATCCTCTCCGTGGGCATTGTGGAAGGCCGCAACATCTGGAAGAACCACTACGACGCCTCCCTGGAAGTGCTCGCTAAAGCCCGCGCCGCAGTGGGAGCCGACCGACTGTGGGTGGCCCCGTCCTGCTCGCTCATGCACTCCCCCGTCACGCTGGCGAATGAGCCCAAGCTGGATGATGAACTGAAGAACTGGCTGGCCTTTGCTGATCAGAAACTGGCCGAGGTGGTGGACCTGCGCCAGCTCCTGGACGGCACCGGCGCAATCGACAAGCTGGCAGCCAACCAGGCTGCCGCCGCCTCCCGCAAGGCCAGCAAGCGCATCCACAACGAGGCGGTGAAATCCCGCCTGGCCGCGGTGCAGGCCTCTGACTACGAGCGGGCCTCCGCCTTCCCTGCCCGCCAGCAGCAGCAGGCGGCCAAGCTGCAGTTGCCCGAGTTCCCCACGACCACGATCGGCTCCTTCCCCCAAACCGCCGAGGTGCGCAAGGCGCGCGCCCAGTGGAAAAAAGGCGAGCTGAGTGACGAGGCTTATGACCAGTTCCTCAAGGAGGAAACCGCCAGATGCGTGGCCTGGCAGGATGAGATCGGCATCGACATGCCGGTGCATGGCGAGTTCGAGCGCAACGACATGGTGGAGTACTTCGGCGAGAACCTGGAAGGGTTCGCCTTCACCAGCAACGGCTGGGTCCAGAGCTACGGCAGCCGCTATGTGAAACCGCCGATCATCTTTGGCGATGTGAGCCGCCCGAAACCCATGACCACCTACTGGTCTGAGTACGCCCAGTCCCTCACCAAGCGCCCCATGAAGGGCATGCTCACCGGCCCGGTGACGATCCTCCAGTGGAGCTTCGTGCGCGATGACCAGCCGCGCTCCGTGACCACCCACCAGATCGGCCTGGCCATCCGGGATGAAGTGGTGGACCTCGAAAAGGCCGGCATCGCTGCCATCCAGATCGATGAACCCGCGATCCGCGAAGGGCTGCCTCTGCGTCGCCATGACTGGGATCACTACCTGGACTGGGCGGTCAAGGCCTTCCGCCTGAGCGCCAGCGGGGTGAAGGATGACACCCAGATTCACACGCACATGTGCTACTCGGAGTTCAATGACATTATCAAGTCCATCGCGGACATGGATGCCGATGTCATCACCATCGAGACCTCCCGCTCCAACATGGAGCTGCTGGACGCGTTCGTTGGTTTCCAGTATCCCAACGAAATCGGGCCGGGTGTGTATGACATCCACTCCCCGCGCGTGCCGACTGAGGAGGAGATGGTGCGACTGATGAGCAAGGCCGAGGCCGTGCTGCCCCGTCGCAATCTCTGGGTGAATCCGGACTGTGGATTGAAGACCCGCGGGTGGGAGGAGGTGAAACCTTCCCTCATCCACATGGTGGCGGCCGCCCGCACGCTGCGCGCGGCCCAGCCTGCCGCCGTCTAA
- a CDS encoding LysR family transcriptional regulator encodes MISGTSSTLEFRHLRTISAIVDTHSLSKAAERLHLSQPAVSHQVRVMEELCGLPLFERKTMPVKLTPAGQRLLELARSMEQQMADAERDLARIAGGSTGQLRIAVECHSCFDWLMPSMDAFRERWPEVEQDLVSGFHADPIGLLHEDRADLVIVSHAIKRPHTAYHPLFRYEVSALLAKEHPLTRKPYLTARDFATETLVTYPIPDDRIDVMREVLIPARIDPAKRRATELTVAILQLVASRRGIAAMPRWAIQPFLDREYVVARPIGKNGLQSALYAATTETLAKVAWMSDFQQIMRRVSFASLQGIKAF; translated from the coding sequence ATGATTTCCGGAACCTCATCCACCCTGGAGTTTCGTCATCTCCGCACCATCTCGGCCATTGTGGACACGCACAGCCTGTCCAAGGCGGCGGAGCGTCTGCACCTCAGCCAGCCTGCCGTGTCGCACCAGGTCCGGGTGATGGAGGAGCTCTGCGGGCTGCCACTCTTTGAGCGCAAGACCATGCCGGTGAAGCTCACGCCTGCCGGGCAGCGGCTGCTGGAACTGGCCCGTTCCATGGAGCAGCAGATGGCAGATGCAGAGCGGGATCTGGCCAGGATCGCCGGCGGGAGCACCGGCCAGCTCCGGATCGCGGTGGAGTGTCATTCGTGCTTCGACTGGCTCATGCCGTCCATGGATGCCTTTCGTGAACGCTGGCCCGAGGTGGAGCAGGATCTGGTTTCAGGGTTTCACGCTGATCCCATCGGCCTGCTTCATGAGGACCGGGCGGATCTGGTCATCGTCTCCCATGCGATCAAGCGGCCTCACACCGCCTACCATCCGCTTTTCCGGTATGAAGTTTCCGCCTTGCTGGCCAAGGAGCATCCGCTGACCCGGAAGCCGTATCTCACAGCCAGGGACTTCGCTACAGAAACGCTCGTGACCTATCCCATTCCGGATGATCGCATTGACGTGATGCGCGAGGTGCTGATCCCGGCGCGGATCGATCCCGCCAAGCGTCGCGCCACGGAGCTCACAGTCGCCATTTTGCAGTTGGTGGCCAGCCGTCGCGGCATCGCTGCCATGCCCCGCTGGGCCATCCAGCCCTTCCTGGATCGCGAGTACGTCGTCGCCCGGCCCATCGGCAAAAATGGCCTGCAGAGCGCCCTGTACGCCGCCACCACCGAGACGCTCGCCAAGGTGGCCTGGATGTCTGATTTCCAGCAGATCATGCGCAGGGTGAGCTTTGCTTCGTTGCAGGGGATCAAGGCGTTCTAA
- a CDS encoding transposase, translated as MAHPPRIPVLLPVEKAVIYFITFCVQDRHKVLANPEAMTAFLDAANRMEGRWIVRSATLMPDHIHVLAVPHDRYESVGNFAGAIKRWMRQSLAAKWAWQTGCFDRLLRSAESADAKWHYIRENPVRAGLVKHWQDWPYHIGVDPEERQELPFVIEA; from the coding sequence ATGGCGCATCCGCCCCGTATTCCCGTGCTCTTACCTGTGGAAAAGGCGGTGATTTATTTCATCACCTTTTGCGTGCAAGATCGACACAAGGTGCTGGCCAATCCGGAGGCTATGACCGCCTTCCTCGATGCTGCCAACCGGATGGAAGGACGTTGGATTGTTCGCTCTGCAACGTTGATGCCCGACCACATCCATGTGCTGGCTGTTCCACATGATCGCTATGAATCCGTGGGCAATTTCGCGGGAGCTATCAAACGGTGGATGCGCCAATCCTTGGCTGCGAAATGGGCATGGCAAACCGGGTGTTTTGATCGGCTTTTGCGCTCGGCAGAATCGGCCGACGCCAAGTGGCACTACATCAGGGAGAATCCCGTGCGCGCGGGTCTGGTGAAGCACTGGCAGGATTGGCCCTATCACATCGGTGTCGATCCAGAGGAACGGCAGGAGTTGCCGTTCGTGATCGAGGCCTGA